The proteins below are encoded in one region of Drosophila santomea strain STO CAGO 1482 chromosome 2R, Prin_Dsan_1.1, whole genome shotgun sequence:
- the LOC120445437 gene encoding tubulin beta-3 chain isoform X1: MREIVHLQAGQCGNQIGAKFWEIISEEHGIDSNGIYVGDSDLQLERVSVYYNEASAVTRSSGGKYVPRAILLDLEPGTMESVRSGPYGQLFRPDNFVYGQSGAGNNWAKGHYTEGAELVDHVLDVVRKECENCDCLQGFQLTHSLGGGTGSGMGTLLISKIREEYPDRIMNTYSVVPSPKVSDTVVEPYNATLSIHQLVENTDETYCIDNEALYDICFRTLKVSNPSYGDLNHLVSLTMSGVTTCLRFPGQLNADLRKLAVNMVPFPRLHFFMPGFAPLTSRGSQQYRALTVPELTQQMFDAKNMMAACDPRHGRYLTVAAVFRGRMSMKEVDEQMLAVQNKNSSYFVEWIPNNVKTAVCDIPPKGLKMSSTFIGNTTAIQELFKRISEQFSAMFRRKAFLHWYTGEGMDEMEFTEAESNMNDLVSEYQQYQEATADDEFDPEVNQEEVEGDCI, translated from the exons ATGAGAGAAATTGTTCACCTGCAGGCCGGCCAGTGTGGCAACCAGATCGGCGCTAAG TTCTGGGAGATCATTTCCGAGGAGCACGGCATCGACAGCAATGGCATCTACGTGGGCGACAGCGACCTGCAGCTGGAGCGCGTCAGTGTCTACTACAACGAGGCATCGG CAGTCACGCGGTCCTCGGGCGGCAAGTACGTGCCCAGGGCCATCCTGCTCGATCTGGAGCCGGGAACCATGGAGTCGGTGCGCTCCGGTCCCTACGGCCAGCTCTTCCGCCCGGACAACTTCGTGTACGGACAGTCGGGAGCGGGCAACAACTGGGCCAAGGGTCACTACACCGAGGGCGCCGAACTGGTGGACCATGTGCTCGACGTGGTCCGCAAAGAGTGCGAGAACTGCGACTGCCTGCAG GGCTTCCAACTGACGCACTCGCTGGGCGGCGGCACTGGCTCCGGAATGGGCACCCTGCTGATCTCGAAGATCCGCGAGGAGTACCCCGACCGCATCATGAACACCTACTCGGTGGTGCCCTCGCCCAAGGTGTCGGACACCGTGGTGGAGCCCTACAACGCCACCCTGTCGATCCACCAGCTGGTGGAGAACACAGACGAGACGTACTGCATCGACAACGAGGCGCTGTACGACATCTGCTTCAGGACGCTGAAGGTGTCCAATCCCAGCTACGGAGACCTCAACCACCTGGTCTCGCTGACCATGTCCGGGGTGACCACCTGCCTGCGCTTCCCCGGCCAGCTGAACGCCGATCTGCGCAAGCTGGCGGTCAACATGGTACCATTCCCGCGTCTGCACTTCTTCATGCCCGGCTTCGCGCCGCTCACCTCGCGGGGATCGCAGCAGTACCGCGCCCTCACCGTCCCGGAGCTGACCCAGCAGATGTTCGACGCCAAGAACATGATGGCCGCCTGTGATCCGCGCCACGGTCGCTACCTCACGGTGGCCGCCGTCTTCCGAGGACGCATGTCCATGAAGGAGGTGGACGAGCAGATGCTGGCGGTGCAGAACAAGAACAGCTCCTACTTCGTCGAGTGGATCCCGAACAACGTGAAGACGGCGGTGTGCGACATCCCGCCCAAGGGCCTCAAGATGTCCTCCACGTTCATCGGCAACACCACCGCCATCCAGGAGCTGTTCAAGCGGATCTCCGAGCAGTTCTCGGCCATGTTCCGGCGCAAGGCCTTCCTCCACTGGTACACCGGCGAGGGCATGGACGAGATGGAGTTCACCGAGGCGGAGAGCAACATGAACGACCTGGTCTCCGAGTACCAGCAGTACCAGGAGGCCACCGCCGACGACGAGTTCGACCCGGAGGTCAATCAGGAGGAGGTCGAGGGCGATTGTATTTAA
- the LOC120445437 gene encoding tubulin beta-3 chain isoform X2 — MREIVHLQAGQCGNQIGAKFWEIISEEHGIDSNGIYVGDSDLQLERVSVYYNEASVTRSSGGKYVPRAILLDLEPGTMESVRSGPYGQLFRPDNFVYGQSGAGNNWAKGHYTEGAELVDHVLDVVRKECENCDCLQGFQLTHSLGGGTGSGMGTLLISKIREEYPDRIMNTYSVVPSPKVSDTVVEPYNATLSIHQLVENTDETYCIDNEALYDICFRTLKVSNPSYGDLNHLVSLTMSGVTTCLRFPGQLNADLRKLAVNMVPFPRLHFFMPGFAPLTSRGSQQYRALTVPELTQQMFDAKNMMAACDPRHGRYLTVAAVFRGRMSMKEVDEQMLAVQNKNSSYFVEWIPNNVKTAVCDIPPKGLKMSSTFIGNTTAIQELFKRISEQFSAMFRRKAFLHWYTGEGMDEMEFTEAESNMNDLVSEYQQYQEATADDEFDPEVNQEEVEGDCI, encoded by the exons ATGAGAGAAATTGTTCACCTGCAGGCCGGCCAGTGTGGCAACCAGATCGGCGCTAAG TTCTGGGAGATCATTTCCGAGGAGCACGGCATCGACAGCAATGGCATCTACGTGGGCGACAGCGACCTGCAGCTGGAGCGCGTCAGTGTCTACTACAACGAGGCATCGG TCACGCGGTCCTCGGGCGGCAAGTACGTGCCCAGGGCCATCCTGCTCGATCTGGAGCCGGGAACCATGGAGTCGGTGCGCTCCGGTCCCTACGGCCAGCTCTTCCGCCCGGACAACTTCGTGTACGGACAGTCGGGAGCGGGCAACAACTGGGCCAAGGGTCACTACACCGAGGGCGCCGAACTGGTGGACCATGTGCTCGACGTGGTCCGCAAAGAGTGCGAGAACTGCGACTGCCTGCAG GGCTTCCAACTGACGCACTCGCTGGGCGGCGGCACTGGCTCCGGAATGGGCACCCTGCTGATCTCGAAGATCCGCGAGGAGTACCCCGACCGCATCATGAACACCTACTCGGTGGTGCCCTCGCCCAAGGTGTCGGACACCGTGGTGGAGCCCTACAACGCCACCCTGTCGATCCACCAGCTGGTGGAGAACACAGACGAGACGTACTGCATCGACAACGAGGCGCTGTACGACATCTGCTTCAGGACGCTGAAGGTGTCCAATCCCAGCTACGGAGACCTCAACCACCTGGTCTCGCTGACCATGTCCGGGGTGACCACCTGCCTGCGCTTCCCCGGCCAGCTGAACGCCGATCTGCGCAAGCTGGCGGTCAACATGGTACCATTCCCGCGTCTGCACTTCTTCATGCCCGGCTTCGCGCCGCTCACCTCGCGGGGATCGCAGCAGTACCGCGCCCTCACCGTCCCGGAGCTGACCCAGCAGATGTTCGACGCCAAGAACATGATGGCCGCCTGTGATCCGCGCCACGGTCGCTACCTCACGGTGGCCGCCGTCTTCCGAGGACGCATGTCCATGAAGGAGGTGGACGAGCAGATGCTGGCGGTGCAGAACAAGAACAGCTCCTACTTCGTCGAGTGGATCCCGAACAACGTGAAGACGGCGGTGTGCGACATCCCGCCCAAGGGCCTCAAGATGTCCTCCACGTTCATCGGCAACACCACCGCCATCCAGGAGCTGTTCAAGCGGATCTCCGAGCAGTTCTCGGCCATGTTCCGGCGCAAGGCCTTCCTCCACTGGTACACCGGCGAGGGCATGGACGAGATGGAGTTCACCGAGGCGGAGAGCAACATGAACGACCTGGTCTCCGAGTACCAGCAGTACCAGGAGGCCACCGCCGACGACGAGTTCGACCCGGAGGTCAATCAGGAGGAGGTCGAGGGCGATTGTATTTAA